The Leadbetterella byssophila DSM 17132 DNA window TCACTAATTTTCTACGCTTGCTCCAGCTACCCACAGAGATTCAAACCGGCTTAGTACTGGGTGTAGTTACAGTAGGGCAAGTTCGTCCTTTGATCCCGGTGAATGACCCATCTTTGCAAATGGATATCTACCAGAAGATCCTGGAAGATAACCTTAGTGCCCGGGAGGTAGAAGCTCTGGTCAAAAGAGGTAATGCCTTCGAGGCTCAGGCGAATGAACTGGAAATGCACAGGGAAGATATGCGCATAGAGGAAATGACCCTAAAAGGTAAGACCAAAGTGCCTATTAAAATCAAGGTTCAAGACATCAACAAAGGACAGGTTACTATCCGTTTTTCTAATGCAGATGATCTGGAAAAGATCTTGCAAAAATTGAAATAAACCTAAGATATTAAGGGACTAATAATTCGCCGGACAAGAACTCCAATCGTTAGTCTTTTACGCGAAAATTTGTTATCTTTGTAAGATTTTAAGTCCCAAGAAGGGACTTTTCAAATGCTATGAGCGAAAACAACAAACAAGACTACTCAGCTAGTAATATCCAGGTACTGGAAGGTTTAGAAGCCGTACGTAAACGTCCGGCTATGTACATTGGAGACATCGGAATAAAAGGTCTGCACCATTTAATCTGGGAGGTTGTAGATAACTCCATAGATGAGGCTATGGCAGGATACTGTAACCGAATTGAAACTACGATCAATACTGACAACTCGATTACAGTAAAGGATAACGGTAGAGGTATCCCTACCGGTTGGCACGAGAAAGAACAAAAATCTGCCCTTGAAGTTGTACTTACCGTACTTCATGCCGGTGGTAAATTTGATAAAGACACCTATAAAGTATCCGGAGGTCTTCACGGCGTGGGGGTATCCTGTGTGAATGCCCTTTCTACTCACTTGAGAGCAGAAGTTCACCGAGACGGAAAGATCACGGAACAGGAGTTCAGCATTGGTAAGCCTCTTTATCCTGCCAGAGAAATAGGCACTACAGATTACAGAGGAACTATCATTCACTTCAAACCGGATGATAGCATTTTTCAGGTAACAGAATACAAGTACGAAACGGTAGCTAACCGTCTTCGTGAACTTTCTTTCCTGAACAAAGGAATCACCCTTACTCTGACTGACCTTAGAGAATTAGACGAAGAAGGAAAACCAAAATACGAAGAGTTCCACTCAGAAGGTGGTCTAATAGAGTTTGTAGAATATCTGGACAAAAGCAGAGAACGCCTGATCACCACTCCAATGTATATGGAGGGTCAAAGAGACGGGGTACCGGTAGAAGTTTCCATGACCTACAATACCTCTTATTCTGAAAACGTATCTTCTTTCGTAAATAATATTAACACTCCTGAAGGCGGTACACACGTGTCCGGTTTCCGCATGGCCTTAACGCGTACATTGAAAAGCTATGCTGAAAAATCAGGTTTATTAGCAAAAGAGAAGATTGAGATTTCAGGTGACGACTTCCGCGAAGGTCTAACTGCCGTTATCTCAGTAAAGGTGGCTGAACCTCAATTCGAAGGTCAAACCAAATCTAAACTAGGTAACTCTGAAGTAACCGCTGCAGTGAGTGGTTGCGTACAGGAAATGCTTGAAAACTACCTGGAGGAAAATCCGAAAGATGCGAAGATCATCGTAGATAAAGTGATTCTGGCGGCAAGAGCGCGTATAGCTGCAAAGAAAGCCAGAGAGATGGTTCAACGTAAAAACGTTTTAGTAGGATCCGGACTTCCCGGAAAACTAGCCGACTGCTCCGAGCATGATCCGGCACTTTGCGAAGTCTACCTGGTAGAGGGTGACTCTGCAGGAGGTTCTGCAAAACAAGGGAGAGATAGAAACTTCCAGGCCATTCTTCCATTAAGAGGTAAAATCCTTAACGTGGAAAAAGCTCAGGAATATAAGATCTACGAAAACGAAGAGATCAAAAACATCTTCACTGCTCTTGGAGTTCAGATCGGAAAAGAGGGCGACGAAAGAGCGCTGAATCTTGAAAAATTGAGATATCACAAGATCATCATCATGACGGATGCCGATATTGACGGTAGTCACATCCGTACTTTGATCCTTACCTTCTTCTATAGATTCATGCGTGAAATCATAGAAAACGGTTACCTATACATCGCTCAACCCCCTCTATACCTTGTTAAAAAAGGTAAAGATGAGATCTACGCATGGACCGAAGAACAACGCTACGCTGCTGTTAAAAAGTTAGCCGGTGGTGGAAAAGAAGAAAACGTAGGAGTTCAGCGTTATAAAGGTTTGGGAGAGATGAACCCTGAACAGCTTTGGGAAACTACCATGAACCCTCAGCACCGCACGTTAAAACAGGTTACTATAGAATCTGCCGCTGAAGCAGATATGTTATTCTCCATGTTAATGGGTGACGATGTACCACCTAGACGTGACTTTATTGAGAAAAATGCACGCTATGCTAACGTAGACGCATAAGATAAATATCCCTCCAAAAAAGCGGAGATTACCTCTCCGCTTTTTTTTCCTCCCTTCTCAAAAAATATATTATCAATATTTTATTTTTTTGTGCACTTTTCTTATATCAAAAATCGTTAATTGATTGATATTTAATTTTTTACGCACAAAAGTTTGCTAACTTTTTAAAATTAATAAATTAAAAAGTTGACAAATTTTCATTTATATTTGTTCATACAAGTGAACAAAATTATACAACCTACTGTCATTCAGTAAATAAGAAATTCATCTCCTTTTGGCATGAGCATATTCGACAAACGCATCAATTATAAACCCTTTGAGTATCCTGAAATTCTGACTTTCACCAGTGCGATAAACAAAGCCTATTGGGTACATAGTGAGGTTGACTTCACCGCTGACACGCAAGACTTTCACTCCCACTTAAGTCCAGCAGAGCGCTCAGCCGTCAAGAACAGTCTTTTGGCAATTGCCCAGATTGAAGTCGCCGTAAAAACATTCTGGGGAAACCTTTACGATCATTTCCCAAAACCGGAATTCAATGGACTAGGCACTACTTTTGCCGAATGTGAGTTCCGACACTCAGAAGCCTATTCCCGACTGTTAGAAGTTCTGGGTTATAATAACGAGTTCCAGAAACTATTGGAAATACCCGTTATCAAGCAAAGAGTAGAGTATCTGGGTGGGGTATTGAAAGACACTCGCTCAGAAGACCGTAAAAAGTATGTCATCTCTTTGATCCTTTTTACCATTCTCATTGAAAACGTTTCTCTATTCAGTCAGTTCGCCATTATTCTTTCCTTTACCAGATTCAAAGGATACATGAAGAATGTGTCGAATATCATCGCGTGGACATCCGTTGACGAACAAATCCATGCCAATGGGGGAATCTATATAGTGAACACCATCAGAGACGAGTTCCCGGACTTCTTTGATCCTGAAACCATCACACAGATAGAAGATACCGTAAGAGAATCCATAGAAGTCGAAGAAAGAATTCTAGACTGGATCTTCTCAGAAGGAGAGATAGAAATCATCAAGAAAAAAGACCTTTTGAACTTCATGAAATTCAGGATTGATGATAGCATGAAGAAAATAGGTTTCTCTCCTCTTTTCCACGTAAGTTCAGCAGATTACCAACCTATCGCTTGGTTCGAAGAAGAGGTTTTTGCTAATAGCTTAGACGATTTCTTCGCCAAAAGACCAGTAGACTATACTAAACACGACAAAAGCATAACAGCAGACGATTTATTCTAAGATATATGGAATTATTCATAGCAGAAGGAGAAGCCCAAAGATTATGGTGGAAAAACTCCGAAAGTGAACAAATATTAAACCGTGGTTACCTATTAAACGGTGAAACAGTTG harbors:
- the gyrB gene encoding DNA topoisomerase (ATP-hydrolyzing) subunit B codes for the protein MSENNKQDYSASNIQVLEGLEAVRKRPAMYIGDIGIKGLHHLIWEVVDNSIDEAMAGYCNRIETTINTDNSITVKDNGRGIPTGWHEKEQKSALEVVLTVLHAGGKFDKDTYKVSGGLHGVGVSCVNALSTHLRAEVHRDGKITEQEFSIGKPLYPAREIGTTDYRGTIIHFKPDDSIFQVTEYKYETVANRLRELSFLNKGITLTLTDLRELDEEGKPKYEEFHSEGGLIEFVEYLDKSRERLITTPMYMEGQRDGVPVEVSMTYNTSYSENVSSFVNNINTPEGGTHVSGFRMALTRTLKSYAEKSGLLAKEKIEISGDDFREGLTAVISVKVAEPQFEGQTKSKLGNSEVTAAVSGCVQEMLENYLEENPKDAKIIVDKVILAARARIAAKKAREMVQRKNVLVGSGLPGKLADCSEHDPALCEVYLVEGDSAGGSAKQGRDRNFQAILPLRGKILNVEKAQEYKIYENEEIKNIFTALGVQIGKEGDERALNLEKLRYHKIIIMTDADIDGSHIRTLILTFFYRFMREIIENGYLYIAQPPLYLVKKGKDEIYAWTEEQRYAAVKKLAGGGKEENVGVQRYKGLGEMNPEQLWETTMNPQHRTLKQVTIESAAEADMLFSMLMGDDVPPRRDFIEKNARYANVDA
- a CDS encoding ribonucleotide-diphosphate reductase subunit beta, whose amino-acid sequence is MSIFDKRINYKPFEYPEILTFTSAINKAYWVHSEVDFTADTQDFHSHLSPAERSAVKNSLLAIAQIEVAVKTFWGNLYDHFPKPEFNGLGTTFAECEFRHSEAYSRLLEVLGYNNEFQKLLEIPVIKQRVEYLGGVLKDTRSEDRKKYVISLILFTILIENVSLFSQFAIILSFTRFKGYMKNVSNIIAWTSVDEQIHANGGIYIVNTIRDEFPDFFDPETITQIEDTVRESIEVEERILDWIFSEGEIEIIKKKDLLNFMKFRIDDSMKKIGFSPLFHVSSADYQPIAWFEEEVFANSLDDFFAKRPVDYTKHDKSITADDLF